A single window of Nitrospinota bacterium DNA harbors:
- a CDS encoding lysophospholipid acyltransferase family protein, producing MNMVARPIRHMMEYCTLVGLSAGVRLLSVERAQAAGRRMGRLWYGLDARRRRVALDNLTMAFDGQKSKSEVESLAREAFEQLGVTASETCLLGSLPKEWFFERVSVEGQDHYWNALEAGKGVLIMAAHFGNWELLGLVPSFNGHPVGVVARTADNPAIERELTRMRCRFGNRVIPKPEALRESLRILRAGGAVAILIDQNVADREGVFVEFFGRPACTTPTMALLALKTDAAVVPTFCVRMADGSHRVFVEPPVQLERTGDLERDVLVNTQRFTDIVERYVRRYPDHWLWMHRRWKTRPQPERAAVEVRE from the coding sequence ATGAACATGGTGGCGCGGCCCATACGTCACATGATGGAATATTGCACCCTGGTTGGACTGTCGGCTGGGGTGCGGCTTCTGTCGGTCGAGCGCGCCCAAGCTGCAGGGAGGCGTATGGGGCGGCTCTGGTACGGGCTCGATGCCCGCCGCAGGCGGGTGGCGCTGGACAACCTCACAATGGCCTTCGACGGGCAGAAATCGAAGTCAGAGGTCGAGTCCTTAGCCCGGGAGGCCTTCGAGCAGCTCGGCGTCACGGCGAGCGAGACCTGCCTGCTCGGCTCCCTTCCCAAAGAGTGGTTCTTTGAGAGGGTATCGGTGGAGGGGCAGGACCATTACTGGAATGCTCTCGAGGCGGGCAAGGGGGTACTCATTATGGCGGCCCACTTCGGCAACTGGGAGTTGCTGGGGCTGGTGCCGTCGTTCAATGGCCACCCAGTCGGGGTGGTGGCCCGCACCGCCGACAATCCGGCCATCGAGCGAGAGCTAACCCGTATGCGCTGCCGCTTCGGCAATCGGGTCATCCCCAAGCCCGAGGCGTTGCGCGAGAGCTTACGGATATTAAGGGCTGGGGGGGCCGTAGCCATCCTCATCGACCAAAACGTTGCCGACCGGGAGGGCGTCTTCGTAGAGTTCTTCGGACGGCCCGCCTGTACCACACCCACCATGGCCTTGCTGGCCTTGAAGACCGATGCGGCCGTCGTACCTACCTTCTGTGTGAGGATGGCCGATGGTTCCCACCGGGTGTTCGTCGAGCCGCCGGTGCAGTTAGAACGGACCGGGGACCTTGAACGGGACGTCCTTGTCAACACCCAGCGATTCACGGACATCGTCGAGCGCTACGTGCGCCGGTATCCGGACCACTGGCTCTGGATGCACCGGCGCTGGAAGACCAGGCCTCAGCCCGAACGAGCGGCGGTGGAGGTCAGAGAGTGA